Proteins encoded by one window of Enterococcus faecalis:
- a CDS encoding thiamine pyrophosphate-dependent dehydrogenase E1 component subunit alpha, whose product MKMKTLKKSGLSKEELIQAYRQVLRGRRLDERLWQLTRIGKTSFNISGQGAEVAQVAMAMAFDPQKDYFLPYYRDMTACLVWGMTSKDILMGSFGKEADPSSHGRQMPNHYGSKEHNIVSFSSTVSTQMPLATGVGYAAQLQKADFVALTTTGEGSANQGEVQEAMNFAGVKKLPVIFVVENNEYAISVPIEEQYANKRMADRAKAYGFEGVTVDGSDFTEVYLAFKEAVKAARGKKGPKLIELMVSRLTSHSADDDQSVYRSKEEIEEMKKNDAVKLFEKQLLEEGYLTDEDIAKIDEEIRAEINQATDEAEAMPDPVPTSILEEVYAK is encoded by the coding sequence ATGAAAATGAAAACGCTTAAAAAATCGGGTTTATCAAAAGAAGAATTGATTCAGGCATATCGTCAAGTACTAAGAGGACGTCGTTTAGACGAACGGTTGTGGCAATTAACAAGGATTGGTAAGACCTCTTTCAATATTTCTGGTCAAGGGGCAGAAGTTGCACAAGTAGCGATGGCGATGGCTTTTGATCCTCAAAAAGATTATTTTTTACCGTATTATCGTGATATGACCGCGTGCTTGGTTTGGGGCATGACCTCCAAAGATATTTTAATGGGTTCTTTTGGAAAAGAAGCGGATCCTTCTTCCCATGGTCGTCAAATGCCGAATCATTATGGTTCAAAAGAGCATAATATTGTTTCCTTCTCTTCAACAGTAAGTACACAAATGCCATTAGCGACAGGTGTTGGTTATGCAGCGCAACTTCAAAAAGCTGATTTTGTTGCATTGACCACCACTGGGGAAGGCTCTGCCAATCAAGGAGAAGTCCAAGAAGCTATGAACTTTGCAGGCGTAAAAAAATTACCAGTCATTTTTGTTGTTGAAAATAATGAATATGCGATTTCTGTCCCAATTGAAGAACAGTATGCCAATAAACGAATGGCCGATCGCGCGAAAGCTTATGGCTTTGAAGGTGTAACCGTTGATGGTAGTGATTTTACTGAAGTCTATCTAGCATTTAAAGAAGCAGTAAAAGCGGCTCGCGGGAAAAAAGGACCAAAATTGATTGAATTAATGGTTTCTCGCTTGACTTCTCATTCCGCTGACGATGATCAATCTGTTTATCGTTCAAAAGAAGAAATTGAAGAAATGAAAAAGAACGATGCAGTGAAGCTTTTTGAAAAACAATTATTAGAAGAGGGCTATTTAACAGACGAAGACATTGCCAAAATTGATGAAGAAATTCGTGCAGAAATCAATCAAGCAACGGATGAAGCAGAAGCAATGCCAGATCCTGTACCGACATCAATTTTAGAAGAAGTGTATGCAAAATAA
- a CDS encoding PTS sugar transporter subunit IIC, with protein MPTDKLDAQLTPRIFFNKVLAGTASGTIIALIPNAVLGAILKYFAEYKIIEMIIHAAQIFQLATPLIIGGLIAFQFGLTPQKMMIAGGAAFAGSGVIKFNSEVKGFIGAGTGDIINIMITASVAVLLLLVIDKKFGSVEIIALPIVIGVGAGLFGMLIYPYVTQITVAIGKVINNFTDFQPIIMSILIACSFAALIISPITTVAIGLAIQLNGLSAGAAAMGIAATTVVLVINSWNVNQSGVTLAVSLGGMKMMMPNLFKYPIILIPCLFTATISAIPVVLFNISGTPQSAGFGLVGLVGPLASLDAGLGILPLLFSWFVVPIVAGLFSKFLFEKVLKLYDSKVVFAYQG; from the coding sequence ATGCCCACTGATAAACTGGATGCTCAATTAACCCCAAGAATATTTTTTAACAAAGTGTTAGCTGGAACAGCTTCCGGCACCATTATCGCCTTAATTCCCAATGCTGTATTAGGAGCCATTTTAAAATATTTTGCAGAATACAAGATTATCGAAATGATTATTCATGCGGCGCAAATTTTCCAACTAGCCACCCCTTTAATTATTGGTGGACTGATTGCTTTTCAATTTGGCTTAACGCCACAGAAAATGATGATTGCTGGCGGTGCAGCATTTGCTGGCTCTGGCGTGATTAAATTTAATTCAGAAGTGAAAGGCTTTATTGGTGCAGGCACTGGTGACATCATTAATATTATGATTACCGCTTCTGTTGCAGTCTTACTTTTATTAGTCATCGATAAAAAATTCGGTTCAGTGGAAATCATTGCTTTACCGATCGTTATTGGAGTAGGTGCAGGCTTGTTTGGCATGTTGATTTACCCATATGTGACACAGATCACGGTCGCCATTGGTAAAGTGATTAACAATTTTACTGATTTCCAGCCAATTATCATGAGTATTTTAATTGCTTGTTCATTTGCTGCACTGATTATTTCGCCAATCACTACTGTGGCAATCGGTTTGGCGATTCAGTTGAATGGCTTGTCTGCAGGTGCTGCTGCAATGGGAATTGCAGCCACAACTGTTGTTCTTGTGATTAATTCTTGGAATGTCAACCAATCGGGAGTGACACTGGCTGTCTCTTTGGGCGGCATGAAAATGATGATGCCTAACTTATTTAAATACCCAATTATTTTAATTCCTTGTTTATTTACAGCGACTATTTCAGCAATTCCTGTGGTTCTATTCAACATTTCAGGAACCCCACAATCGGCTGGATTTGGCTTGGTTGGACTCGTGGGACCACTTGCTTCATTGGATGCGGGCTTAGGGATCTTACCCTTACTCTTTTCTTGGTTTGTTGTTCCAATTGTCGCGGGTTTATTCTCAAAATTCTTATTTGAAAAAGTGTTGAAACTTTATGATAGTAAAGTCGTCTTTGCTTATCAAGGCTAG
- a CDS encoding alpha-ketoacid dehydrogenase subunit beta produces the protein MAEMTYLEAINLGISEEMARDEKVVIFGEDVGGDKGGVFGVTKGLAAKYGDERCFNTPLTEGLIGGLAVGLGLMGYRAIGEFQFADYILPATNQLLSEARTMRYRTKGDWTAPIVYRTPYGGGVRGGLYHSQSTEKVFCGQPGLRVVTPSNPYDAKGMIKAAIRSDDPVIFYEHKRLYRLLKDEVPADDYIVPIDKANVVRTGSDLTVISYGMTLQLALAAAEKLAAEGIDAEIVDVRSLYPLDRETLVAAAKKTGKVLLVTEDNKEGSVMSEIAAMISEDALFDLDAPIQRLAGPDCPSMPYALPLEREFLINEEQVLAAMKELAEF, from the coding sequence ATGGCTGAGATGACTTATTTAGAAGCAATTAACTTAGGAATTTCTGAAGAAATGGCTCGTGATGAAAAAGTAGTTATTTTTGGAGAAGATGTCGGCGGCGACAAAGGCGGCGTGTTCGGTGTAACAAAGGGCTTGGCTGCTAAATACGGTGACGAGCGTTGTTTTAATACACCGTTAACAGAAGGCTTAATTGGTGGTTTAGCTGTCGGCTTAGGTTTAATGGGCTATCGCGCAATTGGTGAATTTCAATTTGCGGATTACATTTTGCCTGCAACCAATCAATTGTTATCAGAGGCTCGGACAATGCGCTATAGAACAAAAGGCGATTGGACTGCGCCAATCGTTTATCGGACCCCTTATGGCGGCGGTGTTCGTGGCGGACTGTATCATTCTCAGTCTACAGAAAAAGTTTTTTGTGGACAACCAGGATTAAGAGTTGTGACCCCTTCTAATCCTTATGATGCAAAAGGGATGATTAAAGCAGCGATTCGTTCCGATGATCCAGTCATTTTTTACGAACATAAGCGTTTATATCGTCTACTAAAAGATGAAGTGCCTGCAGATGATTATATCGTACCAATTGACAAAGCCAATGTCGTTAGAACGGGTAGTGATTTAACCGTGATTAGTTACGGCATGACCTTGCAATTAGCTTTAGCTGCGGCGGAAAAACTAGCCGCTGAAGGAATTGATGCCGAAATCGTCGATGTTCGCTCATTATATCCTTTAGATCGCGAAACATTAGTAGCTGCAGCTAAGAAAACAGGGAAGGTTTTACTCGTAACAGAAGACAATAAAGAAGGCAGCGTGATGAGTGAAATTGCGGCAATGATTTCAGAAGATGCTCTCTTTGATTTAGATGCACCGATTCAACGACTTGCAGGACCTGATTGTCCAAGCATGCCTTATGCATTACCTTTAGAAAGAGAATTTTTAATCAATGAAGAGCAAGTATTAGCAGCAATGAAAGAATTAGCAGAATTTTAA